A section of the Phycodurus eques isolate BA_2022a chromosome 4, UOR_Pequ_1.1, whole genome shotgun sequence genome encodes:
- the id4 gene encoding DNA-binding protein inhibitor ID-4 produces MKAVPRVHPQDSPSSSPAGSRRLPLHYPTKRSFNVARSGMEEDDRHCLQHDMNDCYSRLKRLVPTIPQDKKVSKVEILQHVIDYILELQLALETHPSLHKQAPQRTAACGPLASKPSRTPLTALNVEHRQRTSIVKKPEDSILCR; encoded by the exons ATGAAGGCTGTCCCTCGCGTGCACCCCCAGGACTCTCCGTCTTCCTCCCCCGCCGGCAGCAGGCGGCTCCCCCTCCACTATCCGACCAAGCGGAGCTTCAACGTCGCCCGGTCCGGGATGGAAGAGGACGACCGGCATTGTCTGCAGCACGACATGAACGACTGCTACAGCCGACTGAAGCGCCTGGTGCCCACCATTCCGCAGGATAAGAAAGTCAGCAAAGTGGAGATCCTCCAGCACGTCATCGACTATATCCTGGAGCTGCAGTTGGCCCTGGAGACGCACCCTTCTCTCCACAAACAAGCGCCTCAACGGACCGCGGCGTGCGGTCCTCTCGCGTCCAAGCCCAGCCGAACACCGCTCACCGCGCTCAACGTCGAGCACCGCCAG AGGACATCAATTGTCAAAAAGCCGGAGGACTCCATTTTATGCCGCTGA